One Cervus canadensis isolate Bull #8, Minnesota chromosome 13, ASM1932006v1, whole genome shotgun sequence DNA segment encodes these proteins:
- the LOC122452125 gene encoding tyrosine-protein phosphatase non-receptor type 23-like has product MACWRLQANFLLLCWDHVALPSLCPLCQSGLWSLGPTGLPVQARRDHKSQSQQESSGPPPQPHPHKGPCCQRKSIALFCKDQSRQRPGPKPAQTQQHPYSGHMTPALPLHAPALTSAFSPLILPAQPSFSLRPAPAVLPGPGVVENAFPPAPTHAE; this is encoded by the exons ATGGCCTGCTGGAGACTTCAGGCAAACTTCCTGCTACTCTGCTGGGACCATGTGGCCCTCCCTAGTCTCTGCCCACTGTGCCAGTCTGGGTTGTGGAGTCTTGGGCCTACTGGGCTCCCAGTCCAGGCTAGAAGAGACCACAAGAGCCAGAGCCAGCAGGAGTCATctgggccccctccccagccccacccccacaagGGCCCCTGCTGCCAGAGGAAGAGCATCGCCTTGTTCTGCAAAGACCAGAGTCGACAAAGGCCTGGCCCCAAACCAGCCCAGACCCAGCAG CATCCGTACAGTGGGCACATGACCCCCGCCCTGCCACTTCATGCTCCAGCCTTGACCTCAGCCTTCTCACCTCTGATCCTGCCTGCCCAGCCCTCCTTCTCTCTCAGACCAGCTCCTGCTGTTCTCCCAGGCCCTGGGGTAGTGGAAAATGCCTTTCCTCCAGCTCCCACCCACGCAGAATAG